The Amycolatopsis camponoti genome segment AGGACGCGGGCCGCCCGCTGCGGTTCTCCACGTCGAAGATGAGCCGGATCGAGCAGGGCTACATCCCGGGCTACAACGACTTCCTGGCGTTGCTCGACCGCTACGGCATCATCAGCTCGGACTACGGCGAGTACGTGCGGATGTTCGATTACGCCAAGGAGAAGGGCTGGTGGCACGCGTTCGGGCTGAGCGATCGCGGTTTCGTCAGCGTGGAAGCCGAGGCGTCGTGGATCCGGAACTACCAGCTCGGTTTCGTGCCGGGCCTGCTGCAGACCGAGGACTACATGCGTGCCACCTTCGCCGGTGCCCGCGACCCCGTGGAAGGTGAGCTGCTCGAGAACCAGGTGCGGGTTCGGCTGCGCCGTCAGAATCGCCTGACCGAGGCGCCGGTGCTGAACCTGCACACGGTGGTTGACGAGTTCGCCCTCCGCCGCGAGCCATGCGACGCAGCGGAGCTGCGTCGCATGCTCGCGGCGGGCGAGCTGCCGAACGTCGAGATCCAAGTGCTGCCGCAGACCGTCGGCTCGCACGATG includes the following:
- a CDS encoding helix-turn-helix domain-containing protein, which gives rise to MDRPAKPNYRRRQLGRTLRKLREAAGLSQEDAGRPLRFSTSKMSRIEQGYIPGYNDFLALLDRYGIISSDYGEYVRMFDYAKEKGWWHAFGLSDRGFVSVEAEASWIRNYQLGFVPGLLQTEDYMRATFAGARDPVEGELLENQVRVRLRRQNRLTEAPVLNLHTVVDEFALRREPCDAAELRRMLAAGELPNVEIQVLPQTVGSHDGLYSNFILAGFPDRAEPDLAYLSYGFGSLQIEKEAEVRAARLTFDHLADRALDHEDSRKLIARMIAEV